One genomic window of Arthrobacter sp. KBS0703 includes the following:
- a CDS encoding zf-HC2 domain-containing protein — protein MNGKELHELLGAYLLGGLDNADKTRFEDHLQQCGLCRRELADLKSLPGLLAAVPVPDAVALAVPAYRGPGSTPGTGEPAASVPQPVFDELAARRRTSRRRIAALIGGVAAACLALGFAAAPLLDPAKKLDASYSVQADTGIQVTVGMVKKTWGTELDVDGRRLPQDGKLSLWVKDRTGAEDRACAWMATPSGRVKVTSATPVQYTSIASVELRNDRQQTIAVVAVPGG, from the coding sequence GTGAACGGCAAGGAACTCCATGAGTTGCTGGGGGCATACCTGCTGGGAGGACTGGATAACGCGGACAAGACGCGCTTCGAGGACCATCTCCAGCAATGCGGCCTGTGCCGCCGCGAACTGGCGGATCTGAAAAGCCTTCCCGGGCTGCTGGCCGCCGTACCGGTGCCCGACGCCGTGGCGCTCGCCGTCCCTGCGTACCGGGGGCCCGGCTCGACCCCCGGTACCGGGGAGCCGGCGGCCAGCGTTCCGCAGCCCGTCTTCGACGAACTGGCCGCCCGACGTCGGACTTCCCGACGGCGGATCGCGGCCCTGATCGGCGGGGTCGCCGCCGCCTGCCTTGCCCTGGGCTTCGCGGCCGCGCCGCTTCTGGACCCGGCGAAGAAACTGGACGCGAGCTATTCCGTGCAGGCGGACACCGGCATCCAGGTCACCGTGGGCATGGTGAAGAAGACGTGGGGCACTGAGTTGGACGTGGACGGACGGAGGCTGCCGCAGGACGGAAAGCTGTCGCTCTGGGTGAAGGACCGCACCGGGGCCGAGGACCGCGCCTGCGCCTGGATGGCGACACCCAGCGGCCGGGTCAAGGTCACGAGTGCCACGCCTGTTCAGTACACGAGCATCGCCAGCGTGGAGCTACGGAACGACCGGCAGCAGACCATAGCCGTCGTGGCCGTGCCGGGTGGCTGA
- the trmB gene encoding tRNA (guanosine(46)-N7)-methyltransferase TrmB has protein sequence MSESPESPQPPENQQPANPNQPRPVTPGSQASFGTYGGRPVSFVRRGTRLQGRRQAAWEAHSDRWAVDVPRHVANTSVHPDYTFDAEAEFGRTAPLIVEIGSGLGDAICHAAEQNPEQDFLAVEVYTPGLANTMIKINSRGLTNVRVVEANAPEVLATMLPPGSVSELWIFFPDPWHKSRHHKRRLIQPEFADLAARAIKPGGLWRIATDWSNYAVHVRDVLAGSAAFENLHDGERRGPESPLTHVWQSGVESLVGGAPVKEGRAPVSTEHTGPNEGIDETGGWAPRFEGRIRTSFESKAHEAGRLIFDLCYRRL, from the coding sequence ATGAGTGAATCCCCGGAATCCCCCCAGCCGCCCGAAAACCAGCAGCCCGCAAACCCGAACCAGCCCCGGCCCGTCACCCCCGGCAGCCAGGCATCCTTCGGCACCTACGGCGGGCGGCCGGTCAGCTTTGTGCGCCGCGGAACCCGGCTCCAGGGACGCCGCCAGGCTGCTTGGGAGGCGCACTCGGACCGCTGGGCGGTGGACGTTCCGCGGCACGTTGCGAACACGTCCGTGCACCCGGACTACACGTTCGACGCCGAGGCCGAGTTCGGCCGCACGGCGCCGCTGATCGTCGAGATCGGCTCGGGCCTTGGGGACGCCATCTGCCACGCCGCCGAGCAGAACCCGGAGCAGGATTTCCTGGCCGTTGAGGTCTACACGCCCGGGCTGGCCAACACGATGATCAAGATCAACAGCCGCGGACTCACCAACGTCCGGGTCGTAGAGGCCAACGCCCCTGAGGTCCTGGCCACCATGCTGCCGCCGGGATCCGTCAGCGAACTGTGGATCTTCTTCCCCGATCCCTGGCACAAGTCCCGGCACCACAAGCGCCGGCTCATCCAGCCCGAGTTCGCCGACCTCGCCGCAAGGGCGATCAAGCCGGGCGGCCTCTGGCGGATCGCCACGGACTGGTCCAACTATGCGGTGCACGTCCGCGACGTCCTCGCCGGCTCCGCCGCCTTTGAGAACCTGCACGACGGCGAGCGCCGCGGTCCGGAGAGCCCCCTCACCCACGTCTGGCAGAGCGGCGTCGAATCGCTCGTGGGCGGGGCACCGGTGAAGGAAGGCCGCGCCCCGGTGAGCACGGAGCACACCGGCCCCAACGAGGGCATTGACGAAACCGGCGGGTGGGCGCCGCGGTTCGAGGGCCGCATCCGCACCAGCTTCGAGAGCAAGGCGCACGAGGCCGGACGGTTGATCTTCGACCTCTGCTACCGGCGGCTCTAG
- a CDS encoding DUF1206 domain-containing protein: MHGACRRKGTIIKRELRSAADKAEDATNSPALEMLARAGFAVSGVLHFLIGTIAIGLATGKGGRADVSGAVGQLASQPFGPVLLWGSFAACVALALWQTSDAVFDFEHLPAKDKTAKKLKAALQAAVYAGLAFTLAAYARGAGQDNRESASDMTVTLLKAPGGVLLLVLIGAAVAITGIIYAIRGFKKSFEKHINMPGSANARTAVTALGVAGYVAKGVALFVTGLLVVIASVTAHPEESTGLDGGLKALREQPFGIYVLAAVGVGLICYGVYMVVRAKLARM, translated from the coding sequence ATGCACGGAGCGTGCCGGCGCAAAGGAACGATCATCAAACGAGAACTGAGAAGCGCAGCGGACAAGGCCGAGGATGCCACGAATTCGCCCGCGCTCGAGATGCTGGCCAGGGCAGGATTTGCCGTCAGCGGCGTCCTGCATTTCCTGATCGGAACGATCGCCATCGGACTGGCCACCGGAAAGGGCGGCCGGGCCGATGTCAGCGGCGCAGTCGGGCAGCTGGCCAGCCAGCCTTTCGGGCCTGTGCTTCTCTGGGGCAGCTTCGCGGCGTGCGTGGCCCTGGCCCTGTGGCAGACCAGTGACGCCGTTTTCGACTTCGAGCACCTGCCGGCAAAGGACAAAACGGCCAAGAAACTCAAGGCCGCGCTGCAGGCCGCTGTTTACGCCGGCCTCGCCTTCACGCTGGCAGCCTACGCACGCGGCGCAGGCCAGGACAACAGGGAGTCCGCCAGCGACATGACCGTCACCCTGCTGAAAGCGCCGGGCGGCGTCCTGCTCCTGGTGCTGATCGGAGCGGCCGTGGCCATCACAGGGATCATCTACGCGATCCGTGGGTTCAAGAAGTCCTTTGAGAAGCACATCAACATGCCCGGCTCGGCCAACGCACGGACGGCCGTGACCGCGCTGGGCGTCGCCGGGTATGTGGCCAAGGGCGTGGCCCTCTTCGTGACCGGCCTGCTGGTGGTCATCGCCTCCGTCACGGCACATCCGGAGGAATCGACGGGACTCGACGGCGGGCTCAAGGCGCTGCGTGAGCAGCCGTTCGGAATCTATGTCCTGGCCGCCGTCGGCGTCGGACTCATCTGCTACGGCGTGTACATGGTGGTGCGGGCGAAACTGGCACGGATGTAG
- a CDS encoding sigma-70 family RNA polymerase sigma factor, producing the protein MPLDEDVVAAIYREHGTALRRFVLSASRDPHLADDIVQETVLRVWQQAPKITGSMRSYLFRTARNVMIDNYRRSQRRPQEADDRDLADPAEVTGRVDELLNRVLMEEALLRLSAEHRDVLVALHYRRFTVSEAAVQLNIPSGTVKSRAFYAVKALRTILDEMGVER; encoded by the coding sequence ATGCCACTGGATGAGGACGTGGTGGCCGCGATCTACCGTGAGCACGGAACAGCCCTGCGCCGATTCGTGCTCAGCGCCTCCCGCGATCCGCACCTGGCTGATGACATCGTGCAGGAAACGGTCCTGCGCGTCTGGCAGCAGGCGCCCAAGATCACGGGCAGCATGCGCAGCTACCTGTTCCGGACCGCCCGGAACGTCATGATCGACAACTACCGGAGATCCCAGCGCAGGCCGCAGGAGGCGGATGACCGGGACCTGGCGGACCCGGCGGAGGTCACCGGCCGGGTCGATGAGCTGTTGAACAGGGTGCTGATGGAGGAGGCGTTGCTCCGGTTGAGTGCGGAGCACCGCGATGTGCTGGTGGCGCTGCACTACCGGCGTTTCACGGTGAGCGAGGCCGCAGTCCAGCTCAACATTCCGAGCGGCACGGTTAAATCGAGGGCCTTCTATGCGGTGAAGGCCCTGCGGACAATTCTTGATGAAATGGGTGTGGAACGGTGA